A region from the Halosolutus gelatinilyticus genome encodes:
- a CDS encoding NAD+ synthase translates to MIDLQFSEEELERRRDHITAFIRDRVGSAGADGAVLGLSGGIDSTLTAYLAVDALGAETVRGLVLPGEVSGASNMSDAERVAQELGIGYDVIEINPIVDSLLAAYPEAEGDREAVGNARARVRAVLNYLVANHEGRLVLGTGNRSEAAVGYFTKYGDGAVDCHPIGNLYKGQVRQLARHVGVPEELAAKTATAELWADQTDEEELGISYETLDSILAAHVDGPLSVAATSRLLDVDEETVERVRGMYDRSEHKRNVPPAPDPLP, encoded by the coding sequence ATGATCGATCTTCAATTCTCGGAGGAGGAACTGGAACGACGACGCGACCACATCACCGCGTTCATCCGCGATCGGGTCGGGTCGGCCGGAGCGGACGGCGCCGTCCTCGGTCTCTCGGGCGGGATCGACAGCACGCTCACGGCGTACCTCGCCGTCGATGCCCTCGGCGCCGAGACCGTCCGCGGACTCGTCCTTCCCGGCGAGGTCAGCGGCGCGAGCAACATGAGCGACGCCGAACGGGTCGCCCAAGAACTCGGGATCGGCTACGACGTCATCGAGATCAATCCGATCGTCGACTCGCTGCTCGCGGCCTATCCCGAAGCCGAGGGCGATCGCGAGGCCGTCGGGAACGCCCGCGCTCGCGTCCGCGCGGTCCTGAACTATCTCGTCGCCAACCACGAGGGTCGGCTCGTCCTCGGGACGGGCAACCGCAGCGAGGCGGCCGTCGGCTACTTCACGAAATACGGCGACGGCGCCGTCGACTGTCACCCGATCGGCAACCTCTACAAGGGGCAGGTCCGCCAGCTCGCCCGCCACGTCGGCGTCCCCGAGGAACTCGCGGCCAAGACCGCCACGGCGGAGCTGTGGGCCGACCAGACCGACGAGGAGGAGTTGGGGATCAGCTACGAGACGCTCGACTCGATCCTCGCGGCGCACGTCGACGGGCCACTGTCAGTCGCCGCGACTAGCCGACTGCTCGACGTCGACGAGGAGACCGTCGAACGGGTCCGCGGGATGTACGATCGCAGCGAACACAAGCGGAACGTACCGCCGGCCCCCGACCCGCTCCCCTGA
- a CDS encoding GNAT family N-acetyltransferase — protein sequence MPGPVFLGSDEVALRTIEEEDLEFLQMQVNDPAVWRPIGGSRPINADQEREFYEDVVCGDDGVHLLIAVDETPVGTIGLRDIDQETGNAELGYWVAPEHHGRGYGTEATRLTVEYAFQQLRLHRVDARVFEFNEPSRRLLESVGFCREGVLRDAEFIDGEYRDVYWYGLLEDEWRED from the coding sequence ATGCCAGGACCCGTTTTTTTGGGCAGCGACGAGGTGGCGCTCCGAACGATCGAAGAGGAGGATCTCGAGTTCCTCCAGATGCAGGTCAACGATCCGGCCGTCTGGCGCCCGATCGGCGGATCAAGACCGATCAACGCCGATCAGGAGCGGGAGTTCTACGAGGACGTCGTCTGCGGGGACGACGGTGTCCACCTCCTGATCGCCGTCGACGAGACGCCGGTCGGGACGATCGGACTCCGCGACATCGACCAGGAGACCGGAAACGCCGAGCTCGGCTACTGGGTCGCGCCCGAGCACCACGGCCGGGGGTACGGCACCGAGGCCACGAGGCTCACCGTCGAGTACGCGTTTCAGCAGCTCCGACTCCACCGGGTCGACGCGCGCGTGTTCGAGTTCAACGAGCCCTCGCGGCGACTCCTCGAGAGCGTCGGCTTCTGCCGGGAGGGCGTCCTTCGGGACGCCGAGTTCATCGACGGCGAGTATCGGGACGTCTACTGGTACGGCCTCCTCGAAGACGAGTGGCGCGAGGACTGA
- a CDS encoding enoyl-CoA hydratase/isomerase family protein translates to MITVAVDERRSIRTVTLDRPAARNALTAAGLEALEEAIGDANEAVIYLEGRGPAFCAGADLAAVGDLDGDRDAAEAFARLGQRVARTIEESPAIVVAGIDGPARGGGLELALACDVRVGTPDSTYGEPGVTFGLFGAWGGTVRLPRVIGEGDALEFALSGRVVDAEEARRMGLISRIEDDPRSVAEEIAGNAHDAIAALKRRLRDDRDRAAQERREAEAFGELVDAHADDVDAVLE, encoded by the coding sequence ATGATAACTGTCGCCGTCGACGAACGTCGATCGATCCGAACGGTCACCCTCGATCGGCCGGCCGCTCGCAACGCGCTGACCGCCGCGGGGCTCGAAGCGCTCGAGGAGGCGATCGGCGACGCCAACGAAGCGGTGATCTATCTCGAGGGGCGGGGTCCGGCGTTCTGTGCGGGCGCCGATCTCGCGGCCGTCGGCGACCTCGACGGCGATCGCGACGCGGCCGAGGCGTTCGCCCGACTGGGCCAGCGCGTGGCACGGACGATCGAGGAGTCCCCGGCGATCGTCGTCGCGGGGATCGACGGGCCGGCCCGCGGCGGCGGCCTCGAGCTCGCGCTCGCCTGCGACGTGCGCGTCGGCACGCCGGACTCGACGTACGGCGAGCCCGGCGTCACGTTCGGCCTGTTCGGCGCGTGGGGCGGGACCGTCCGCCTGCCGCGGGTGATCGGCGAAGGGGACGCCCTCGAATTCGCGCTCTCGGGTCGAGTCGTCGACGCCGAGGAGGCCCGCCGAATGGGCCTCATCTCGCGGATCGAGGACGACCCGCGATCGGTCGCCGAGGAGATCGCCGGAAACGCCCACGACGCGATCGCGGCGCTGAAGCGGCGGCTCCGGGACGATCGCGATCGGGCCGCACAGGAGCGACGCGAGGCCGAAGCGTTCGGCGAACTCGTGGACGCCCACGCCGACGACGTCGACGCCGTCCTCGAGTGA